Proteins from a genomic interval of Epinephelus fuscoguttatus linkage group LG16, E.fuscoguttatus.final_Chr_v1:
- the nid1a gene encoding nidogen-1: protein MGWQERGWLVCAGFLAFVASVQSITLGELFQFGPSVRDQLLEAGNDQTHRLQLDKPVLFYDGTFDSIFINTNGFVATAEPTSESTYLGGMLPKFGMIAAMQGDLDTSDGVGKVYFRQDSSPDVLTQAANYINGAFPEDNEVNPTHAVVITWVNVAPHESRADGLDKKRNTFQLVIASLKTASYAIVLYVRDGIQFSSTLVQGSSVVMQAGFSKGLVRGFLFSSPGPYYRTTTDDEASVRALAEETNSGVRGVWVYEIGTSPYFTNVAPGEVNDLPTEDTLQGHSHGNEEATNARRVVYTDGQQVHYPPYESEGAQIEVHPVQYQPHQPDNPEVLVVDDPDINVDVFSYNLGTCANNRNKCSQFADCQDYSSGYCCNCRPGFYGNGIQCVAEGKPQRMNGKVHGTVYVGNSPSPVEFNSNDLHSYVVVNDGRSYVAISDIPYTLGPSLQPLSALGGVIGWAFALEQPGFKNGFSIIGGEFTRQAEVTFQPGNEKLTIRQEFKGIDEHDHLVVSTTLEGRVPEVPGGSTVQIDPYSEIYQYSNNLITSSSTRDYVVSLPDGSTETRTYQWRQTITFQSCQHGESLRNMKPTQMLSVDQVFVMYDANNELIRFAMSNKIGDINGGQPQENPCFTGRHGCDTNAVCRPGQGTQFTCQCAAGFNGDGRICYDIDECRENPQICGSHAICNNQPGTFRCECQDGYQFGNDGQTCVEVDRPVDACEEGTHTCDIPERAQCSYTGGSSYICSCLPGFIGDGRVCQDIDECQPGRCHQDAVCYNTQGSFTCQCRPGYYGDGSYCSPERTKTQCESHRDSVLGATEAGPRGPRPPIGQYIPTCDENGAYEPMQCHGSTGHCWCVDRSGREIPGTRSGPGSRPMCIDHGGVPPPVGPTPRPDVRPLPSGTNLLFAQSGRIEHVPLEGYDMKKADAKAVLHLPEKVIIGVAYDCVDKMVYWTEITSPSISKASIEGGEPTEVIRLDLDSPEGIAIDHLGRTMFWTDSVKDRIEVASLDGSQRRVIIDSDLVNPRAIITDPPNGNLYWADWNRDAPKIETSYMDGSNRRVLIKDDLGLPNGLTYDSQSSLLCWADAGTHKMECTHPGHGDRRQVMEGLQYPFGITSFGKNIYYTDWRRDAVVAVDRHAGKESDEFQPQKRTKIYGIATAYAQCPPGQNYCAVNNGGCTHLCLATPAGRSCKCPDNAVGVGCVERDSGY, encoded by the exons ATGGGTTGGCAGGAGCGAGGATGGCTCGTCTGTGCGGGTTTTCTCGCATTTGTGGCGTCGGTGCAGAGTATAACGCTGGGAGAGCTTTTTCAATTCGGTCCAAGCGTAAGGGACCAGTTACTGGAAGCAGGGAATGACCAGACGCACCGACTTCAACTGGACAAGCCAGTGTTGTTTTATGATGGCACTTTCGACAGCATCTTT ATCAACACCAATGGTTTTGTTGCCACAGCAGAGCCAACGAGCGAGTCGACATATCTTGGCGGTATGCTCCCAAAATTTGGCATGATCGCAGCTATGCAAGGAGACCTGGACACAAGTGATGGTGTGGGTAAGGTTTACTTCCGTCAAGACTCCAGTCCTGATGTTCTTACTCAGGCGGCCAATTACATCAACGGGGCCTTCCCTGAGGACAATGAAGTCAATCCCACCCATGCTGTGGTGATCACCTGGGTTAATGTCGCCCCCCATGAAAGCAGAGCAGATGGCCTTGACAAGAAG AGGAACACCTTCCAGCTGGTTATTGCGTCCCTGAAAACTGCATCATATGCTATTGTCCTGTATGTGAGGGATGGGATTCAGTTTTCCTCCACGCTTGTACAAGGCAGTAGTGTGGTCATGCAGGCTGGCTTCAGTAAGGGTTTGGTCCGGGGTTTCCTGTTTTCCAGTCCGGGACCATACTACCGCACCACCACTGATGATGAGGCATCCGTCAGGGCTTTAGCAGA GGAGACCAACTCTGGCGTGCGGGGTGTATGGGTGTATGAGATTGGAACGTCTCCCTATTTTACCAACGTGGCTCCAGGGGAGGTCAATGACCTCCCCACTGAGGACACTCTACAGGGGCACTCTCATGGCAACGAGGAGGCCACTAATGCAAGGAGGGTTGTGTACACTGATGGACAGCAAGTGCATTACCCTCCTTATGAGTCCGAAGGAGCGCAGATTGAAGTTCACCCAGTTCAGTACCAGCCACATCAACCTGACAACCCAGAAGTCTTGGTGGTGGACGACCCAGATATAAATGTAGATG TGTTCTCTTACAACCTGGGGACATGCGCAAACAATAGAAATAAGTGCTCCCAGTTTGCTGACTGCCAGGACTACTCCAGTGGATACTGCTGCAACTGCAGACCTGGCTTCTATGGCAATGGGATACAGTGTGTGGCGGAGG GAAAGCCTCAGAGGATGAATGGTAAAGTGCACGGAACAGTCTATGTGGGAAACTCACCGTCTCCAGTGGAGTTCAACAGCAACGATCTCCACTCATACGTTGTGGTAAATGATGGCCGCTCCTATGTGGCCATCAGTGACATCCCATACACCCTTGGGCCCTCACTGCAGCCCCTGTCGGCCCTTGGTGGAGTGATTGGGTGGGCGTTTGCTCTGGAGCAGCCTGGCTTCAAGAATGGCTTCAGTATTATTG GGGGGGAGTTCACGCGGCAGGCTGAAGTGACCTTTCAGCCAGGGAATGAGAAGCTGACCATCAGGCAGGAGTTCAAAGGCATCGATGAGCAcgaccacctggtggtgagcaCCACCCTGGAGGGCCGGGTCCCTGAGGTGCCTGGTGGCTCCACCGTGCAGATCGATCCTTACTCTGAGATCTACCAGTACAGCAACAACT TGATCACTTCATCCTCCACTCGGGACTACGTAGTAAGCTTGCCCGATGGCTCCACTGAGACCAGGACGTATCAGTGGCGTCAGACCATCACCTTCCAGAGCTGCCAGCACGGCGAGTCTTTGAGAAACATGAAACCTACTCAGATGCTCAGCGTGGACCAGGTCTTTGTCATGTATGACGCTAATAATGAACTCATCCGGTTCGCCATGAGCAACAAGATCGGGGATATCAATG GAGGGCAGCCACAGGAGAACCCGTGTTTCACTGGAAGACACGGCTGTGACACCAACGCCGTGTGCCGACCTGGACAGGGAACTCAGTTCACCTGTCAGTGTGCTGCTGGCTTCAACGGTGACGGCCGCATATGTTATG ACATTGATGAGTGCAGGGAGAATCCTCAGATCTGTGGCTCCCACGCTATCTGCAACAACCAGCCTGGGACCTTCCGCTGCGAATGTCAGGATGGTTATCAGTTCGGCAACGATGGACAGACCTGCGTTG aGGTTGATCGACCTGTGGACGCCTGTGAGGAAGGCACCCATACCTGTGACATTCCTGAACGTGCTCAGTGCAGCTACACTGGAGGCTCGTCCTACATCTGCTCCTGCCTGCCAGGGTTCATAGGAGATGGTAGAGTCTGCCAAG ACATAGATGAATGCCAGCCAGGCAGGTGCCATCAGGACGCCGTGTGTTATAACACCCAGGGATCATTTACCTGCCAGTGCAGGCCAGGTTACTATGGCGACGGATCCTACTGCTCTCCAG AGAGGACGAAAACACAATGCGAGAGCCACAGAGACAGTGTTCTTGGTGCAACGGAGGCTGGTCCACGGGGCCCCCGACCACCCATAGGACAGTACATACCTACATGTGATGAGAACGGTGCTTATGAACCCATGCAGTGCCATGGCAGTACGGGACACTGCTGGTGCGTGGACAGAAGTGGGCGGGAGATCCCTGGGACTCGCTCTGGGCCTGGCAGCAGACCAATGT GTATTGACCATGGTGGTGTGCCCCCACCTGTTGGTCCCACCCCTCGACCCGATGTCCGCCCCTTGCCTTCAGGAACAAACCTGTTGTTTGCCCAGAGCGGCAGGATAGAGCACGTCCCTCTGGAAGGTTATGATATGAAGAAGGCCGATGCCAAGGCTGTGCTCCATCTCCCT GAGAAGGTAATCATCGGAGTGGCCTATGACTGTGTGGACAAAATGGTCTACTGGACTGAAATCACATCTCCTTCGATCAGCAAGGCCAGCATCGAGGGAGGAGAGCCCACTGAAGTCATTAGATTGG ATCTGGACAGTCCAGAGGGTATCGCCATCGACCACTTGGGACGAACCATGTTCTGGACAGACTCTGTGAAGGATCGCATCGAGGTGGCCTCTTTGGACGGGTCTCAGCGTCGTGTCATAATAGACTCTGATCTTGTCAACCCCCGTGCTATCATCACCGACCCTCCCAATGG GAATCTATACTGGGCCGACTGGAACCGCGATGCCCCCAAGATTGAGACCTCTTACATGGATGGATCCAACAGGAGGGTGCTGATTAAAGACGATCTCGGACTGCCCAACGGCTTGACTTATGACTCTCAGAGCTCTCTGCTTTGCTGGGCAGATGCAG GCACACATAAAATGGAGTGCACGCATCCCGGCCACGGTGATCGCAGACAGGTTATGGAGGGGCTTCAGTACCCCTTTGGAATCACATCTTTTGGGAAGAACATCTACTACACTGACTGGCGGAG GGATGCTGTAGTTGCTGTGGATCGCCATGCTGGGAAGGAGTCAGACGAGTTCCAGCCTCAGAAGCGGACCAAGATATATGGGATTGCCACAGCCTATGCCCAGTGTCCTCCAG GACAAAACTACTGTGCTGTGAACAACGGGGGCTGCACTCACCTCTGTTTAGCAACCCCTGCCGGACGCTCCTGCAAATGTCCCGACAACGCGGTGGGCGTGGGCTGTGTGGAGAGAGACAGCGGGTACTGA